The Klebsiella africana sequence ATGCCCGCCATACCTTTGGCTGGCTGCGTTTAACCACCCTGGCGGCGTTTCTCAATGCGATTGCTCTGGTGGTGATCACCCTGCTGATTGTCTGGGAGGCGATTCAGCGCTTCCAGCATCCGCAGCCGGTAGCCGGCGTGACGATGATGGTCATTGCAGTCGCTGGTCTGCTCGCCAACGTGCTGGCGTTTTGGATCCTGCATCGGGGTAGCGAAGAGCGGAATCTTAACGTACGCGCCGCAGCGCTACACGTGCTTGGCGACCTGCTGGGCTCGGTCGGCGCGATCGTGGCGGCCGTGGTGATCCTCACCACCGGCTGGACGCCTGTCGACCCGATCCTTTCCGTGCTGGTTTCCTGCCTGGTATTACGTAGCGCCTGGCGATTGCTGAAAGAGAGTCTGAATGAATTGCTGGAAGGCGCGCCGCGCTCGCTGGACGTCGCGGCCCTGCAACGGGATATCCGCCGCTCTATCCCGGAGGTGCGCGATGTTCACCACGTCCACGTCTGGCTGGTGGGGGAAAAACCGGTGATGACGCTCCATGTTCAGGTGGTCCCGCCGCACGATCATGATGCGTTACTCAACCGTATCCTGCATTTTCTCGAACATAAATATGAAATTGAGCATGCCACGGTGCAGATGGAGTACCAGCCCTGCAGCGGCCCGGAGTGCCATCTCAACACGATGCACGCCGGGCACGAACATCACCACCACCATTAGCCAGAAAACGCGTGAGAACCTCGCTCACGCGCACTGTTTATCCACATCCGGCTGCCGTTCAGCGCAATGAACGTCAGCAAGAGGTATTCCAGCGACATGGCATAGACGCCCTGGCGGGCAAAAATCACCACGCTTATCACGTTGACGATCACCCACAGCAGCCAGTTTTCAACATACTTGCGGGTCATTAAGATCATCGCCACCACCGACAGCACCGTCATACAGGAGTCCCAGAACGGGAAAGCATCCGGCTGCAGTTCCGGCATAGTGACCTGCAGACCCAGCGCTTGCATCAGGCTGACCGCGATCCGCGTCAGGAAAGCAAAAAACGGGTTGATAAACAGGGTCAGCAAACCGATCGCCACCACGCAGGCCGCCAGCCAGCCTAGGGCTTTGCTGCGCGGCAACCAGCGGATCTGCAGCTCAGCTTCGTGGTTGCTGCTTTGTCGCGACCAGGCATACCAGCCATAAACGTTGGCGGCAAAGAAGAACAGCTGCAGCAGCAGGCTGGCGTACAGCTGGATCTGAAAGAAGATGATGGCGAACAGCGTGACGTTGACCAGTCCAAAAGCATAGTTACTGATCTTCTCCAGGCTCGCCAGCCAGATACACAACAGCCCGGCAATCGTCCCCACCGCTTCTATCCACGACAGATCGTAACCCCCGGCGCCGATGGGTATATGTACTAAGATATTCTGCGTGCTAAAAAAATCCATTTCATCCCCTCAGCATCTTGCGATGCGACAATACGTTATCCCCGAAGTGTAGCCGCAAAATCCAGCATCCGGTTAAGCGGAATCAATGCCCCGGTGCGCAGCGCTTCGTCGACATGGATTTCATGTTCAGCGCCGCCCTGCTCGAGTCCCTCGGCAATGGCCTTCAGGCCGTTCATTGCCATCCACGGGCAGTGCGCGCAACTGCGGCAGGTCGCCCCTTCGCCGGCGGTGGGGGCTTCCAGCAGCGTTTTCTCCGGTACCGCCTGCTGCATTTTATAGAAGATACCGCGATCGGTGGCCACGATCAGCTGGCGCTGGGGCAAACTTTTCGCCGCCGCAATCAGCTGACTGGTGGAGCCTACGGCATCCGCCATCTCGACAATCGCCTGCGGCGATTCGGGATGGACCAGCACGGCGGCTTCCGGGTGAAGAGCCTTCATCCGCGTCAGCGCCTGGGTTTTGAACTCATCATGCACAATGCACGCCCCCTGCCAGCACAGCACGTCTGCACCGGTCTGACGCTGGACATAGCGCCCAAGGTGGCGGTCCGGCGCCCAGAGGATCTTTTGACCCAGGCTGTCCAGATGATCAATCAGTTCGACGGCGATGCTGGAGGTCACCACCCAGTCGGCGCGAGCCTTCACCGCGGCAGACGTATTGGCATAGACCACCACGGTGCGGTCAGGGTGGGCGTCGCAAAAGGCGTTGAATTCCTCAATCGGACAGCCCAGATCCAGTGAACACTCGGCGTTCAGGGTCGGCATCAGAATGGTCTTTTCCGGGCTGAGGATTTTAGCGGTTTCTCCCATAAAACGCACCCCGGCGACCAGCAGCGTGGAGGCCGAATGTCGGGCGCCAAAGCGCGCCATCTCCAGCGAGTCGGCGATACAGCCGCCGGTCTCTTCCGCCAGCTGTTGAATTTCGGGATCGGTGTAGTAATGCGCCACCATCACGGCGTCGCGCTCGCGCAGCAGGCGCTTGATTTTTTCACGATAAAATTGTTTTTCGTCGACGGTCAGCGGCTGCGGTTTCGCAGGGAAAGGGTAAATCGCCGTTTCAGGATCAAACATTACGCTCATCATGCAATCTCGTTTTACTGGCTTAACTCTAAGACCGTCAGTATGGCCTGTCTGCGCCTTAATACGGTCATGGTGTTTTATATGCTAAACAAGATAGCCGATTGCGAGCAAAAAGTCGTGATAAATTTTGTACATAAGCACCTATTCCCCGGGGACGATGCTACGCATCTTCCCGGGCTACCGGTTCGTGCCTTATGGCGCCACGGTAAGCGGCGGCAGGGGGTCATGCTGAAGTAGCATTGTGGAGAATGACGCATAGCAAAAAGGCGCCTTTAGGGCGCCTTTTTACATTGGTGGGTCGTGCAGGATGACTCGGCTTCGCCTCGCCATACGGGCCGTCGCCGCTAGCGGCTCCGTTGTCTCACTGCGTTCGACCCGAACCTGCTGCAGAGAAACTCGTCTCATCCTGAGACTCGCCCTGCGGGCCAACGCTGCCACGTTGTGCAAAATTGTTCCCGACAATTTTGTCGAATCGTTGAGTTCTGCGCATAGCAAAAAGGCGCCTTTAGGGCGCCTTTTTACATTGGTGGGTCGTGCAGGATGACTCGGCTTCGCCTCGCCCTACGGGCCGTCGCCGCTAGCGGCTCCGTTGTCTCACTGCGTTCGACCCGAACCTGCTGCAGGTTCGAATCGTTGAGTTCTGCGCATAGCAAAAAGGCGCCTTTAGGGCGCCTTTTTACATTGGTGGGTCGTGCAGGATTCGAACCTGCGACCAATTGATTAAAAGTCAACTGCTCTACCAACTGAGCTAACGACCCCTTGCGGGATTTTGCTACTGTAATCATTCAGGATGGTGGGTCGTGCAGGATGACTCGGCTTCGCCTCGCCCTACGGGCCGTTGCTGTCGCAACGTTATCCTTCACGTTCAACATCTAAGTTAAATGCTGAAATTGGTGGGTCGTGCAGGATTCGAACCTGCGACCAATTGATTAAAAGTCAACTGCTCTACCAACTGAGCTAACGACCCGCTCTGGTATTACCTGAATAATTTCACTCGACACCAATATTGAAATTGGTGGGTCGTGCAGGATGACTCGGCTTCGCCTCGCCCTACGGGCCGTTGCTGACGCAACGTTATCCTCCACGTTCAACATCTGAGTTAAATGCTGAAATTGGTGGGTCGTGCAGGATTCGAACCTGCGACCAATTGATTAAAAGTCAACTGCTCTACCAACTGAGCTAACGACCCGAGTGGTGGGTGATGACGGGATCGAACCGCCGACCCCCTCCTTGTAAGGGAGGTGCTCTCCCAGCTGAGCTAATCACCCGATACTACGCTGGATACTACCGATACTGCGTCCACCGACCCCATCATTCACATTTAACACCGACGTTCGATGTTAAAGATGGTGGGTCGTGCAGGATTCGAACCTGCGACCAATTGATTAAAAGTCAACTGCTCTACCAACTGAGCTAACGACCCGGTGGTGGGTGATGACGGGATCGAACCGCCGACCCCCTCCTTGTAAGGGAGGTGCTCTCCCAGCTGAGCTAATCACCCGATACTACGCTGGATACAACTAAGTGGTGGGCCGTGCAGGATGACTTGGCTTCGCCTCGCCCTACGGGCCGTTGCTGACGCAACGTTATCCTTCACGTTTTACTATCGCGTTCCACCAGAACGATTGGTGGGTCGTGCAGGATTCGAACCTGCGACCAATTGATTAAAAGTCAACTGCTCTACCAACTGAGCTAACGACCCACTCTGGCATTGCTTTGGGCTTGTTTGATATCCCTTGGCAACGGCGGCATATATTACTGATTTCAGAATTCAGCGCAACTAAAATTTCGATAAAGATCACTTAACTGCTGGCGATTCAGGCGACAAGACCAGAAATAACGCGATTTCTGGTCATGCCGTAATCAACCAAGAGCATTAAGTCGTTTTTGCGCTTGTTTGGCACCGTCGGTGCCGGGGAATTTATTGATCACCTGCTGGTAAACCGCTTTCGCTTTCGCGGTATCACCCTTGTCCTGCATGATCACGCCGACTTTAAACATCGCGTCAGGCGCTTTCGGCGATTTCGGGTAGTTCTTCACTACCGAGGCGAAGTAAAACGCCGCGTCGTCTTTTTTCCCCTTATTGTAGTTCAACTGTCCGAGCCAATAATTGGCGTTCGGTTGATAAGTTGAATCCGGGTACTTTTTGACGAAGTTCTGAAACGCCACCATTGCGTCATCCTGGCGTGAGGCATCCTTCACCAGAGCAATAGCGGCATTGTAATCGGTGTTCGCATCGCCGGTCATCGCCGGGGCGCCTGACGAGGCCGCTGGCGCTGCGCTGGTGGCAGCCGCGCTCTGATCGCCAGAAGACGCCGGCGCCTGCGCCCCTGACGCAGCGCCACCACCGCTGCTCAGACTATCTATCTGCAGCAGAATCTGCTTCTGGCGCTCAACAATCTGATTTAGCTGATACTGGTTCTCCTGGATTTGGCCACGCAGAGAATCAATGTCAGTCTGGTTATCAGAGAGTTGTTGCTGGAGTTGGGTTAAAAGCTGGCTGTGAGCATTGGAAATACGCTCGAGTTGAGTGACGCGGTCTTCGACCGAGCCTGAGCCGACACTACTGATTGGCGCCTGAGCAAAAGCGGCCCAGGGGGCCGCTATGCCAACCAGTAACGACAGACTCAATAAATGATGTCTGAAGTTACTGCTCATGCAATTCTCTTAGTAAACCAGTACGGCGCGACGGTTTTTGGCATATGCCGCTTCGTCATGACCCAGTACTGCTGGTTTTTCTTTACCGTAAGAAACGATGGAGATCTGATCGGCAGAAACACCTTTGCCCTGCAGATACATCTTAACGGCGTTAGCACGACGCTCACCCAGAGCGATGTTGTATTCCGGCGTACCGCGCTCATCCGCGTGACCTTCTACAGTCACTTTGTAGGACGGGTTGCTGCGCAGGAAGTTAGCGTGCGCGTCCAGCATAGCAGCGAAGTCAGAACGGATATCGTACTTGTCCAGATCGAAGTAAACGATGTTGTTCTGCTGCAGCTGCTGCATCTGCAGACGAGCTTGCTCTTCAGAAGACATGTTGCCGCCGTTACCGTTAGCGTCCATACCAGTGCCGGCACCCAGCATGCCTTCACCGCTCTGGTCGTTGCTGGCGTTCTTGTTAGAAGAACATGCCGCGATTGCCATAACCGGCAGAGCGATCATCAGCCCTTTCAGCACTTTGTTCAGTTGCATTTCTTTGATTCCTTTAATAATCAATTATTTATTATCACAGATACGGCGACCAGGCAGGTGATTTTACCTGTCCATCAGTTGCCGGAAGACGCGCTTTGAAACGCCCATCTGTAGAAACCAGATTCAGCACGGATCCCATCCCCTGAGAAGAGCTGTAGATTACCATAGTGCCGTTAGGTGCCAGACTTGGCGTTTCGTCTAAAAACGTTGATGACAGAACCTGTACACCACCCGCTTCCAGATCTTGTTTGGCAATGTGCTGCTGACCGCCGGCCGAGCTGACCATTACCATGGTTTTACCATCCGCGCTCACGTCGGCGTCCTGGTTCTGCGAACCTTCCCAGGTGATACGCTGCGGCGTGCCGCCATTAATGTTGACTTTATACACCTGCGGACGACCGGCCTGGTCAGAGGTGAAGGCCAGGTTCTGGCTGTCCGGGAACCAGCTTGGTTCGGTGTTGTTGCTGCGACCGTTGGTCACCTGACGAATCTGACCCGAGCCCAGGTCCATCACATACAGGTTCAGGCTACCGGTTTTCGACAGCGCGAACGCCAGTTTAGAGCCATCCGGTGAGAACGCTGGCGCACCGTTGTGCTGCGGGAAGGAGGCAATCTGACGCACCGCGCCGTTCGCCAGGGTCTGAACCACCAGCGCGGAACGACCGCTTTCAAAGGTCACGTAGGCCAGTTTAGAACCGTCCGGAGACCAGGCCGGGGACATCAGCGGCTGGGAGGAGCGGTGAACCAGGAACTGGTTGTAACCATCGTAGTCGGACACGCGCAGTTCGTAAGGGAACTGACCGCCGTTTTTCTGCACCACGTAGGCGATACGGGTACGGAAGGCGCCCTTGATGCCGGTCAGCTTCTCAAACACCGCGTCGCTGGCAGCATGCGCCGCGTAGCGCAGGTACTGCTTAGTGACTTTAAAAGAGCCTTGTGCCAGCGTTGTGCCCGGCGCACCGCCGGTGTCCACCAGCTGATACGCCACCTGATAAGAACCATCCGGGTTTTGCGTCACCTGGCCGACGACTACGGCGTCAATACCCAATGCAGACCAGGCTGCAGGCTGCACTTCCTGGGCACTGGTCGGCTGCTGCGGCAGACGAGAGCGATCCAGCGGGTTGAATTTACCGCTGTTGCGCAGGTCAGCTGCCACGATACCACCGACATCTTCCGGCGCAGCGCCCTGGCCGGCCCACTGGAACGGTACCACGCCGATAGGGCGCGCCGAGTCCACCCCCTGGGTGATCTCGATACGTACTTCTGCGTGCAGCACCGCCGCCCACAGCATTAAAAAACCAAATGCTACTCGTAATGCCTGCTTCATCATATCTCCCTTATCCGGGCGGAAAGCCCACGATAATTTAGCAGAATGTTAACAAACTCAAATATACAAAACTACCAAAACCCTGTGACTACCATAGATTGTTTTTCCCCGTTTGCACGGGGAAAAATGTCACTGAGGTTTGAAGTCCAGTGGCGCATTTTTGAAGACTTCATATACTGCCTGGCTAGGTGGTTTCGGGAACTTAGCCTGTCGGGCTGCGGCAAGAGCGGCCTGGCACAGAGCAGGATCACCACCTTCGGACTGTATATTTAACAACAGGCCGTCAGGAGCAAGTTTGATACGCAAGGTGCATGTTTTGCCTGCATAGGACGATGCGTCATAAAACTTACTTTCAATCGCCGACTTTATCTGTCCGGCATAGTTGTTGATATCAGCCCCTGAGGCACTGTTTTTAGTATTACCACTCCCGGCAGCGGAGGCATTGTTTCCTTTGGCCCCACCGCCTGTTTTAGGCGCATTCTTACCAGAGCTCAGATCGCCAAGCAGGTCGTCAACGCCGTCCGCTTCTTTCGCCGCCGCCGCTTTTTTCGCTGCCGCGGCCTTGGCTGCTGCCGCTTTGGCCGCTTTATCGGCGGCTGCCTTCTCTGCTGCCGCCGCTTTGGCTGCCGCCGCTTTTTCAGCGGCTGCGGCTTTCTCGGCGGCGGCCTTCTCAGCGGCTGCTTTTTGCGCGGCAGCTTTTTCAGCGGCTGCTTTTTCTGCCGCTGCCTGCTTAGCCGCTTCCTGCTGAGCTTTCTTCTCCGCTTCCTGCTGGGCTTTCTTCGCTGCTGCCGCTTCCGCTTTCTTCTGTGCCTCTGCCGCGGCTTTCGCTGCTTCGGCTTCCGCCTGTTTCTTCGCATCGGCGGCCGCTTTCGCTGCCGCGGCTTCGGCCTGTTTCTTCGCGTCAGCAGCGGCTTTAGCCGCTGCCAGCTCTGCCGCTTTTGCCTGGGCGTCTGCCTTCGCTTTTGCGTCGGCAGCCGCTTTAGCAGCGGCTTCCTGCGCTTCTTTGGCCTGCGCATCCGCTTTAGCTTTCGCCGCCGCGGCAGCCTTGGCAGCCGCTTCCTCAGCCTGCTTCTGCTGTTCCTTCGCTTCTTTCGCCGCTTCCTGCGCCTGCAGCCGTTCCTGTTCGAGCTGTTTCAGCCGTTCCTGTTCCGCAGCCTGTTTCTCACGTAACTCTTCTGCCTGCTGCTGCGCCTGTTTTTCACGCTGCTCAGCGGCGCGACGTGCGCTGGCCTGCTGCTGTTGCTGACGGTTATAGTTATTTACCACCGCCCCCGGATCGACCATGACGGCATCAATGGACGATCCCCCGCCGCCACCGGCAGAAGCATCCAGATGCTCGTCAAACGAACTCCAGATCAGTAGCGCGATCAGAATGATGTGCAGCGCGACTGAAATGATGATCGCTCGTTTAAGCTTGTCGTTTTGTTCGGTTGCCTTTGACACTATCGGTTCCCAAAAACTGTTCGCCTGTACCCGCGATGCGCGCCGACGGCGAACGATACCCGCCATCGGACGCCGCGCGGGCGCACCTACCTGTAGCGATTAAATAGGTTTGGTCATCAAGCCGACCGATTTAACCCCTGCGCTATGCAACAGGTTCAGCGCTTTAATAATTTCATCGTAAGGGACGTCTTTCGCACCGCCGATCAGGAATACCGTTTTCTCATTGGCTTCAAGACGACGCTTCGCTTCGGCAATCACCTGCTCCGGGGGCAGCTGGGACAGCGTCTCCTGCCCCACTTTCACGCTGTACTGCCCTACCCCGGAGACTTCCACAATCACCGGCGGATCGTCATTGCTTTTCACTGCTTGCGATTCCGTGGCGTCCGGCAGATCGACTTCCACGCTCTGCGTAATGATCGGCGCCGTTGCCATAAAGATCAGCAACAGCACCAGCAGGACATCCAGCAGCGGAACGATGTTAATCTCGGACTTCAGTTCGCGACGTCCGCGTCCACGTGCTCTGGCCATGGCTTACCCCTTATTGCTTTCGCTGCTGGTAAAGGCCTGACGGTGCAGAATGGCGGTGAACTCTTCCATAAAGTTGTCGTAATTCAGTTCAAGCTTGTTCACGCGCTGGTTCAGGCGGTTATACGCCATGACCGCCGGAATAGCAGCGAACAGACCAATCGCGGTGGCGATCAGCGCTTCAGCGATACCCGGCGCCACCATCTGCAGGGTGGCCTGCTTCACCGCGCCAAGGGCGATAAAGGCGTGCATGATCCCCCAGACGGTACCAAACAGACCGATATACGGGCTGATGGACCCCACGGTGCCGAGGAACGGAATATGGGTTTCCAGCGTTTCCAGTTCGCGGTTCATCGAAATACGCATCGCGCGCGAGGCCCCTTCGACAATCGCCTCCGGCGCATGGCTGTTGGCCCGATGCAGACGCGCAAACTCTTTGAAACCGCTGTAGAAGATTTGTTCCGAACCGGTCAGGTTATCGCGACGCCCCTGGCTCTCCTGGTACAAACGGGACAGCTCGATCCCGGACCAGAATTTGTCCTCGAACGCTTCAGCTTCACGCGCGGCCGAGTTAAGGATGCGCGTTCTCTGAATAATGATAGCCCAGGAAGCGATAGAAAAACCAATCAAAATCAACATGATAAGTTTAACCAGAAGGCTCGCCTTCAGGAACAAATCAAGGATATTCATGTCAGTCACTGCTTAAACTCCGCGACAATAGACTTGGGAAGCGCACGAGGCTTCATTAAGAGTGGATCAACGCACACAATGAGAACCTCAGCTTCGTTTAACACTGTATTCTCGGCATTGACGATTCGCTGCGTGAAAACCAAAGAGGTGCCGCGCATCGAGGTAATTTCCGTCTGGACTTCGAGCATGTCGTCGAGTCTGGCGGGGGCAAAATACTCCAGCGTCATTCTGCGAACCACGAAGGCAACGCGTTCAGCCAACAGCACCTGTTGACTAAAGTGATGGTGGCGCAGCATCTCTGTGCGTGCTCTTTCATAAAAAGCGACGTAACTGGCGTGGTAAACCACACCACCGGCATCGGTATCTTCGTAGTAGACCCGAACCGGCCATCGAAACAGCGTTGTATTCACTTTACATCCCGGTAATGCAAAAAAAGGTTAGAGCTTTCAAACTTCGCTACTATACGCGCGGGAAAGGTGGTTTGGAATGGGGGAAAGTAAACGGGGCGTAAATTTTTATGGGCTTATGCAAGCCCATACCATTAACAGAGATCTCTTATTCAAAAGAAGAAAAAGAAGAGACCTAAAGCGAGCACAATATCAGCGATAAGCGGACAAAAAATCCCCTGCCAGTGAACAGCACGCGGACGGAAGCCCACGCCGTGGATAACACCGCTGCAAACCGCCCACATCAGCAAGAAACCATGCCAGATTTCCAGCTCGCTGGTCTTCGCCGCAAAGCGCGACGGATCCCAGAAGATGCAGCCGGCCAGCAGCAGCGCCATCAATAAGGAAAGCGCCCTTAACGGGCGCTTGTCCATTATCGCATACATATACTTTATCATTCACGTCGCCTCTTTGTTGGCTACGTCTGCTTACCCCAGTCACTTACTGGTGTAAGCTCCTGGGGATTCACAGACTTGCGGCCTCGATGCAACCCGAATGATTTCGTATATCGCATCACGATAATACTCATCAATGTTCTTCTTTACCTGCTTTGGTGGCTTCCACGTGCTCAAGCGCCAGCGCGGTAATCACCCCAAAGGCACAGGCAAGCAGCGTTCCCAAAATCCATGCGAAGTACCACATATATAGCTCCTTACCTTAGTACAGCGAGTGGGTGTTCTTTTCGATGTCTTCGCGCGTGATGCGGCCAAACATCTTCCAGTAACACCAGCTGGTGTAAACCAGAATGATCGGCACGAACACAATCGCCACGTAGGTCATCAGGTTCAGCGTCCGCTGGCTGGAAGTCGCGTCCCACATCGTCAGGCTGGCGTTCAGCATGGTGCTGGACGGCATGATGAATGGGAACATCGCGATACCGGCAGTCAGAATGATGCAGGCCAGGGTCAGCGAGGAGAACAGGAATGCCCAGGCGCCTTTATCCGCTTTGGTCGACGCGATGGTCAGCAACGGCAGCACCACGCCCAGGGCAGGCACCGCCCACAGCGCTGGCATATTGTTAAAGTTCACCATCCACGCACCAGCCTCACGCACCACTTCTTTGGTCAGTGGGTTCGACGGACCGGTATGGTCAATCACCGATTTCACCACATAACCGTCGATGCCGTAGTAGACCCACACGCCCGCCAGCGCGAAGCAGACCAGCGTCACCAGTGCCGCAACCATGGAAACGGTGCGAGTACGCAGGTGCAGTTCGCCTACGGTACGCATCTGCAGGTAGGTGGCGCCCTGAGTCAGGATCATCGCCACGCTGACGATACCGGCCAGCAGACCAAACGGGTTTAGCAGCTGGAAGAAGTTACCGGTATAGAACAGACGCAGGTATTCGTCGACATGGAACGGCACGCCCTGCAGCAGGTTGCCGAAGGCCACGCCAATCACCAGCGGCGGCACGAAGCTGC is a genomic window containing:
- the pal gene encoding peptidoglycan-associated lipoprotein Pal; translated protein: MQLNKVLKGLMIALPVMAIAACSSNKNASNDQSGEGMLGAGTGMDANGNGGNMSSEEQARLQMQQLQQNNIVYFDLDKYDIRSDFAAMLDAHANFLRSNPSYKVTVEGHADERGTPEYNIALGERRANAVKMYLQGKGVSADQISIVSYGKEKPAVLGHDEAAYAKNRRAVLVY
- the tolB gene encoding Tol-Pal system beta propeller repeat protein TolB, translated to MKQALRVAFGFLMLWAAVLHAEVRIEITQGVDSARPIGVVPFQWAGQGAAPEDVGGIVAADLRNSGKFNPLDRSRLPQQPTSAQEVQPAAWSALGIDAVVVGQVTQNPDGSYQVAYQLVDTGGAPGTTLAQGSFKVTKQYLRYAAHAASDAVFEKLTGIKGAFRTRIAYVVQKNGGQFPYELRVSDYDGYNQFLVHRSSQPLMSPAWSPDGSKLAYVTFESGRSALVVQTLANGAVRQIASFPQHNGAPAFSPDGSKLAFALSKTGSLNLYVMDLGSGQIRQVTNGRSNNTEPSWFPDSQNLAFTSDQAGRPQVYKVNINGGTPQRITWEGSQNQDADVSADGKTMVMVSSAGGQQHIAKQDLEAGGVQVLSSTFLDETPSLAPNGTMVIYSSSQGMGSVLNLVSTDGRFKARLPATDGQVKSPAWSPYL
- the tolR gene encoding colicin uptake protein TolR, coding for MARARGRGRRELKSEINIVPLLDVLLVLLLIFMATAPIITQSVEVDLPDATESQAVKSNDDPPVIVEVSGVGQYSVKVGQETLSQLPPEQVIAEAKRRLEANEKTVFLIGGAKDVPYDEIIKALNLLHSAGVKSVGLMTKPI
- the ybgE gene encoding cyd operon protein YbgE yields the protein MIKYMYAIMDKRPLRALSLLMALLLAGCIFWDPSRFAAKTSELEIWHGFLLMWAVCSGVIHGVGFRPRAVHWQGIFCPLIADIVLALGLFFFFF
- the nadA gene encoding quinolinate synthase NadA encodes the protein MSVMFDPETAIYPFPAKPQPLTVDEKQFYREKIKRLLRERDAVMVAHYYTDPEIQQLAEETGGCIADSLEMARFGARHSASTLLVAGVRFMGETAKILSPEKTILMPTLNAECSLDLGCPIEEFNAFCDAHPDRTVVVYANTSAAVKARADWVVTSSIAVELIDHLDSLGQKILWAPDRHLGRYVQRQTGADVLCWQGACIVHDEFKTQALTRMKALHPEAAVLVHPESPQAIVEMADAVGSTSQLIAAAKSLPQRQLIVATDRGIFYKMQQAVPEKTLLEAPTAGEGATCRSCAHCPWMAMNGLKAIAEGLEQGGAEHEIHVDEALRTGALIPLNRMLDFAATLRG
- the pnuC gene encoding nicotinamide riboside transporter PnuC; this encodes MDFFSTQNILVHIPIGAGGYDLSWIEAVGTIAGLLCIWLASLEKISNYAFGLVNVTLFAIIFFQIQLYASLLLQLFFFAANVYGWYAWSRQSSNHEAELQIRWLPRSKALGWLAACVVAIGLLTLFINPFFAFLTRIAVSLMQALGLQVTMPELQPDAFPFWDSCMTVLSVVAMILMTRKYVENWLLWVIVNVISVVIFARQGVYAMSLEYLLLTFIALNGSRMWINSARERGSHAFSG
- the tolA gene encoding cell envelope integrity protein TolA, with product MSKATEQNDKLKRAIIISVALHIILIALLIWSSFDEHLDASAGGGGGSSIDAVMVDPGAVVNNYNRQQQQQASARRAAEQREKQAQQQAEELREKQAAEQERLKQLEQERLQAQEAAKEAKEQQKQAEEAAAKAAAAAKAKADAQAKEAQEAAAKAAADAKAKADAQAKAAELAAAKAAADAKKQAEAAAAKAAADAKKQAEAEAAKAAAEAQKKAEAAAAKKAQQEAEKKAQQEAAKQAAAEKAAAEKAAAQKAAAEKAAAEKAAAAEKAAAAKAAAAEKAAADKAAKAAAAKAAAAKKAAAAKEADGVDDLLGDLSSGKNAPKTGGGAKGNNASAAGSGNTKNSASGADINNYAGQIKSAIESKFYDASSYAGKTCTLRIKLAPDGLLLNIQSEGGDPALCQAALAAARQAKFPKPPSQAVYEVFKNAPLDFKPQ
- the cydX gene encoding cytochrome bd-I oxidase subunit CydX, encoding MWYFAWILGTLLACAFGVITALALEHVEATKAGKEEH
- the tolQ gene encoding Tol-Pal system protein TolQ encodes the protein MTDMNILDLFLKASLLVKLIMLILIGFSIASWAIIIQRTRILNSAAREAEAFEDKFWSGIELSRLYQESQGRRDNLTGSEQIFYSGFKEFARLHRANSHAPEAIVEGASRAMRISMNRELETLETHIPFLGTVGSISPYIGLFGTVWGIMHAFIALGAVKQATLQMVAPGIAEALIATAIGLFAAIPAVMAYNRLNQRVNKLELNYDNFMEEFTAILHRQAFTSSESNKG
- the cpoB gene encoding cell division protein CpoB — its product is MSSNFRHHLLSLSLLVGIAAPWAAFAQAPISSVGSGSVEDRVTQLERISNAHSQLLTQLQQQLSDNQTDIDSLRGQIQENQYQLNQIVERQKQILLQIDSLSSGGGAASGAQAPASSGDQSAAATSAAPAASSGAPAMTGDANTDYNAAIALVKDASRQDDAMVAFQNFVKKYPDSTYQPNANYWLGQLNYNKGKKDDAAFYFASVVKNYPKSPKAPDAMFKVGVIMQDKGDTAKAKAVYQQVINKFPGTDGAKQAQKRLNALG
- the cydB gene encoding cytochrome d ubiquinol oxidase subunit II — protein: MIDYEVLRFIWWLLIGILLIGFAVADGFDMGVGMLTRFLGRNDTERRIMINAIAPHWDGNQVWLITAGGALFAAWPMVYAAAFSGFYVAMILVLASLFFRPVGFDYRSKIEDTRWRNMWDWGIFIGSFVPPLVIGVAFGNLLQGVPFHVDEYLRLFYTGNFFQLLNPFGLLAGIVSVAMILTQGATYLQMRTVGELHLRTRTVSMVAALVTLVCFALAGVWVYYGIDGYVVKSVIDHTGPSNPLTKEVVREAGAWMVNFNNMPALWAVPALGVVLPLLTIASTKADKGAWAFLFSSLTLACIILTAGIAMFPFIMPSSTMLNASLTMWDATSSQRTLNLMTYVAIVFVPIILVYTSWCYWKMFGRITREDIEKNTHSLY
- the ybgC gene encoding tol-pal system-associated acyl-CoA thioesterase, which translates into the protein MNTTLFRWPVRVYYEDTDAGGVVYHASYVAFYERARTEMLRHHHFSQQVLLAERVAFVVRRMTLEYFAPARLDDMLEVQTEITSMRGTSLVFTQRIVNAENTVLNEAEVLIVCVDPLLMKPRALPKSIVAEFKQ
- the zitB gene encoding CDF family zinc transporter ZitB; translated protein: MAHSHSHSSIQAPDNSNARRLLWAFIVTAGFMLIEAVGGAISGSLALLADAGHMLTDSAALLFALLAVRFANRPPNARHTFGWLRLTTLAAFLNAIALVVITLLIVWEAIQRFQHPQPVAGVTMMVIAVAGLLANVLAFWILHRGSEERNLNVRAAALHVLGDLLGSVGAIVAAVVILTTGWTPVDPILSVLVSCLVLRSAWRLLKESLNELLEGAPRSLDVAALQRDIRRSIPEVRDVHHVHVWLVGEKPVMTLHVQVVPPHDHDALLNRILHFLEHKYEIEHATVQMEYQPCSGPECHLNTMHAGHEHHHHH